A portion of the Phycisphaerales bacterium AB-hyl4 genome contains these proteins:
- the lpxD gene encoding UDP-3-O-(3-hydroxymyristoyl)glucosamine N-acyltransferase, which yields MSMTANDLARRIGATVQGNGDVELTGCATLEQAQPSDVSFLANRKYAKLLGTTQAGAVVVSADDVRMADDRLLLIADDPYFAFRQAMVELVGFRSPPAPGISEQASIASSATIGRDCYIGPFAVVSEGAVVGDGCVLYPHSYVGRGATVGDQCTLHPGVTVYDACRLGSRVTLHAGCSIGQDGFGYATHGEPGQPPVHHKIPPAGNVVIEDDVEMGAHCSVDRATMGSTVVGRGSKFSNGVTIGHGSKVGPFNLLVAQVGLAGSVTTGAYVAMGGQVGVAGHLKVGDQTQIAAKSGVASDVPDKVQFGGAPAQPFADAKRQILAMTRLPDLVADSRKMRKRIEKLEAKLAELEAASEE from the coding sequence ATGAGCATGACTGCCAACGATCTGGCCCGACGCATCGGCGCGACCGTGCAGGGCAACGGTGATGTCGAACTGACCGGCTGCGCCACGCTTGAGCAGGCGCAGCCGAGTGATGTGAGTTTTCTGGCGAATCGCAAGTACGCGAAGCTGCTCGGCACGACGCAGGCCGGGGCGGTGGTGGTGTCGGCCGACGATGTACGGATGGCGGACGATCGACTGCTGCTAATCGCCGACGACCCGTACTTCGCCTTTCGCCAGGCGATGGTCGAGTTGGTCGGCTTTCGCTCGCCGCCCGCGCCCGGCATCTCCGAGCAGGCGTCGATCGCGTCGTCCGCCACGATCGGCCGCGATTGCTACATCGGGCCTTTCGCCGTGGTGAGTGAGGGGGCGGTCGTCGGCGATGGCTGCGTGCTCTACCCGCACAGCTACGTCGGACGAGGGGCGACGGTGGGCGATCAATGCACCTTGCACCCCGGCGTCACGGTGTACGATGCATGTCGGCTGGGGAGTCGCGTCACCCTCCACGCCGGCTGCTCCATCGGACAGGACGGCTTCGGCTATGCGACCCATGGCGAGCCGGGCCAACCCCCGGTGCATCACAAAATTCCGCCCGCCGGCAACGTCGTCATCGAGGACGATGTAGAGATGGGCGCCCACTGCTCGGTCGACCGGGCCACCATGGGCTCGACCGTTGTCGGCCGGGGCAGCAAATTCTCCAACGGCGTCACCATCGGCCACGGCTCAAAGGTGGGCCCGTTCAACCTGCTCGTCGCCCAGGTGGGGTTGGCAGGCTCGGTGACGACCGGAGCGTACGTCGCGATGGGCGGGCAGGTCGGCGTGGCGGGCCACTTGAAGGTGGGCGATCAGACACAAATCGCAGCCAAATCCGGCGTGGCCAGCGATGTACCCGACAAGGTGCAGTTCGGCGGTGCCCCCGCACAGCCGTTCGCCGACGCGAAGCGGCAGATCTTGGCGATGACACGACTGCCCGACCTTGTCGCCGACTCCCGCAAGATGCGAAAGCGTATCGAAAAGCTGGAGGCGAAGCTCGCCGAGTTGGAAGCCGCGAGCGAGGAATGA
- a CDS encoding aldo/keto reductase produces the protein MQYRNIPGTDLSVSLLAFGNFVFGTNWWGEFTDEDGVRLQNQAYDLGVNFFDTAPAYGNGRAEALMKATIDHAGRDNLIIASKFGYDFYKDPGEEGGHRERKQDFSAKAIRFELEQSLKRMSIDCIDLYQAHNLKLPQFTDELFDTLEAIKREGKIREWGVALGPAIGWREEGYESFQRGAATVQTVMNVYEQDPGREFCEVAAKRGAGGVIARVPTNSGMLDEEFKSENHQFPAHDHRKFRDRNWLVYGLRKNTILKPIAAKLGLTLRQFAFQWLAAQPAMVSIEPNLLNLEDVQTFAAACDAPPLGEDVLSEVAALYERDFDLGDVAHPCDLKSSTAESGSVRSSYVAPVSV, from the coding sequence ATGCAATACCGCAACATCCCCGGCACTGACCTGTCCGTTTCCCTGCTGGCGTTTGGCAACTTCGTCTTCGGCACGAACTGGTGGGGCGAATTCACCGACGAGGACGGCGTCCGCCTTCAGAACCAGGCATACGACCTGGGCGTCAACTTTTTCGACACCGCCCCGGCGTACGGCAACGGCCGCGCCGAAGCGCTCATGAAAGCCACCATCGACCACGCAGGCCGTGACAACCTCATCATCGCCAGCAAGTTCGGCTACGACTTCTACAAGGACCCAGGCGAAGAAGGCGGCCACCGCGAACGCAAGCAGGACTTCTCCGCCAAAGCCATCCGCTTCGAGCTCGAACAATCGCTTAAGCGAATGAGTATCGACTGCATTGATCTCTACCAGGCACATAACCTCAAGCTCCCGCAGTTCACCGATGAACTGTTCGATACCCTCGAAGCGATCAAGCGCGAAGGCAAGATCCGCGAATGGGGCGTCGCACTCGGCCCGGCGATCGGCTGGCGCGAAGAAGGTTACGAGTCGTTCCAGCGCGGCGCGGCGACGGTGCAGACGGTGATGAACGTCTATGAACAAGACCCCGGCAGGGAGTTTTGCGAAGTAGCGGCCAAGCGCGGCGCGGGCGGCGTGATCGCACGCGTGCCAACCAACTCGGGCATGCTCGATGAAGAATTCAAAAGTGAGAATCACCAGTTCCCGGCGCACGATCATCGCAAGTTTCGCGATCGTAACTGGCTGGTGTACGGCCTGCGGAAAAACACCATTCTCAAACCCATCGCGGCGAAGCTGGGGCTGACGCTACGTCAGTTCGCTTTCCAGTGGCTCGCGGCACAGCCGGCGATGGTCAGCATTGAGCCGAACCTGCTGAACCTTGAAGACGTGCAGACGTTCGCAGCGGCGTGTGATGCGCCGCCGCTTGGCGAGGATGTGCTCAGCGAAGTCGCGGCGTTGTACGAGCGCGACTTCGATCTGGGCGATGTCGCCCATCCGTGCGACCTTAAGAGCAGCACGGCAGAGAGCGGAAGCGTCCGCAGCAGCTACGTCGCGCCAGTGAGCGTGTAG
- a CDS encoding ATPase, T2SS/T4P/T4SS family, whose translation MAHLEIDHEGDISRVALHEGQPKITIGRHPTNHVRVKDDRVSRFHCEVELTSDGVMVRDLGSSNGTRLNGTVIRQARLRSGHTFHVGSARVRVRFVDPDEATRLEVEHQQAAQPKPAPADDDRVDISELETADEGEAITSGEGITAGEDVSGSVIAGHHVDFINSEPAGGVDHFGGDTAARGRGKRGGKSFVAKQAPRPATTDSLLRQPEDDHVGPVMIGRNDFGGTLETLTTVGQNVPYQAADLSLINSRSEVVHAADSTNANTAQTIQLLRLLLLACIRTGASDVHLEPKPKGLLMRLRVDGGMVEAASIPADVGKRLQSLVKVLSDIDISDRSGVQEGHFSCKAPDRRVDYRVSYTPAMHGQKLVVRVLDPVSAPQLLNDIGLPPGMYRQIRDLSRQDTGMLLVCGPTGSGKTTTLYAVLRQIDAKQRNIVSIEDPIEYEIPGVTQIPVDAQRGQDFHALLRSVLRQDPDVIVLGEIRDRETATTAMQAATTGHLVLSTVHAKDTIGTVYRLLDLGVEPYLVASTLNLVLAQRLARQLCPECKQPYTPPPSQSMRLGRRVDGVGTIYKPAGCKRCFNTGYSGRYGVFELLNANDDIRDVILNNGGMAAMKKAVEMSMYTPLREAGMQMVIQGNTAIEEIDRIIGM comes from the coding sequence ATGGCGCATCTTGAAATCGACCATGAAGGTGATATAAGCCGCGTCGCGTTGCACGAGGGGCAACCGAAGATCACCATCGGCCGACACCCCACCAATCACGTCCGCGTGAAAGATGATCGCGTCAGCCGATTCCATTGCGAAGTTGAGTTGACTTCAGACGGTGTCATGGTGCGTGATCTCGGTTCAAGCAACGGCACACGTCTGAATGGCACGGTCATTCGTCAGGCCAGGCTGCGCAGCGGCCACACCTTTCACGTCGGGTCGGCCCGGGTGCGCGTCCGCTTTGTCGATCCGGACGAGGCCACGCGACTCGAGGTCGAACACCAACAGGCGGCTCAGCCAAAACCCGCACCGGCCGATGACGACCGGGTCGACATAAGCGAACTTGAAACCGCCGATGAAGGCGAAGCGATCACCAGTGGTGAAGGCATCACCGCTGGCGAGGACGTAAGCGGCAGCGTCATCGCGGGTCATCATGTCGACTTCATCAACAGCGAGCCCGCTGGCGGTGTCGACCACTTCGGCGGCGACACAGCGGCACGCGGTCGCGGAAAGCGCGGCGGGAAAAGTTTCGTCGCGAAACAAGCCCCCAGGCCTGCAACCACCGACAGCCTGCTCAGACAGCCTGAAGACGACCACGTCGGGCCCGTCATGATCGGCCGAAACGACTTCGGCGGAACGCTTGAAACACTGACGACGGTCGGGCAGAACGTTCCCTACCAAGCGGCTGACCTTTCGCTGATCAACAGCCGAAGCGAGGTTGTCCACGCAGCAGACAGCACGAATGCCAACACCGCCCAGACCATCCAACTGCTTCGTCTGCTGCTGCTGGCGTGCATTCGCACGGGTGCGTCAGACGTGCATCTCGAGCCCAAACCCAAGGGCCTGCTCATGCGCCTCCGCGTCGACGGCGGCATGGTCGAGGCCGCCAGCATTCCCGCCGACGTAGGCAAACGCCTGCAAAGCCTCGTCAAAGTCCTCAGCGATATCGACATCTCCGATCGCAGCGGTGTGCAGGAGGGGCACTTCTCCTGCAAGGCGCCCGATCGGCGGGTCGACTACCGCGTCAGCTACACGCCCGCGATGCACGGCCAAAAGCTTGTCGTTCGCGTGCTCGACCCCGTCAGCGCCCCGCAGTTACTCAACGACATCGGCCTGCCACCAGGTATGTACCGACAGATTCGAGACCTCTCCCGCCAGGACACCGGCATGCTGCTGGTCTGCGGGCCCACCGGCAGCGGCAAGACGACCACACTCTACGCCGTGCTGCGTCAGATCGATGCCAAGCAGCGCAACATCGTTTCCATTGAAGATCCGATCGAGTATGAAATCCCCGGCGTGACGCAGATCCCCGTCGACGCCCAGCGCGGGCAGGACTTCCACGCCCTGCTGCGATCCGTGCTCCGCCAGGACCCGGACGTCATCGTGCTCGGCGAGATCCGCGACAGGGAAACCGCCACCACCGCCATGCAGGCCGCCACCACCGGCCACCTCGTGCTCTCAACCGTCCATGCCAAGGACACCATCGGCACGGTCTACCGCCTGCTCGACCTTGGCGTCGAACCTTACCTCGTCGCCAGCACGCTGAACCTCGTCCTCGCGCAACGCCTTGCCCGCCAGCTCTGCCCCGAATGCAAGCAGCCTTACACGCCGCCGCCCAGCCAGAGCATGCGCCTCGGCCGACGCGTCGACGGTGTGGGTACGATCTATAAGCCCGCCGGCTGTAAACGATGCTTCAACACCGGCTACAGCGGTCGGTACGGCGTGTTCGAACTGCTCAATGCCAACGACGACATCCGCGACGTCATCCTCAACAACGGCGGCATGGCGGCAATGAAAAAGGCTGTCGAAATGAGCATGTATACCCCCCTGCGCGAAGCCGGCATGCAGATGGTCATCCAAGGCAACACTGCCATCGAAGAAATCGACCGCATCATCGGCATGTAG
- a CDS encoding ExbD/TolR family protein: protein MSTTRSASMPGEGVADATVHHKSARQRRGLAPPRMQLNLAAMIDVVFQLLIYFVVTANFVVDEGVLTATLPTGTGEAADSLEPPSETLDLRLGSTGDVGVIIQLGGIGRVDTFTELANELDSLQFDPARGRHAFFAPDDPVVIRPEGDVRWQHVVNAFNAAIKARYTNVNFAQPE from the coding sequence ATGTCCACAACCCGTTCCGCATCGATGCCCGGCGAGGGTGTCGCCGACGCGACGGTGCATCACAAGTCCGCGCGGCAGCGGCGGGGACTTGCGCCGCCGAGGATGCAGTTAAACCTCGCGGCGATGATCGACGTGGTCTTCCAACTGCTGATTTACTTCGTCGTCACCGCCAACTTCGTTGTCGACGAAGGCGTGCTCACCGCGACACTGCCCACTGGCACGGGCGAAGCGGCCGATAGTCTCGAACCGCCGTCGGAGACACTGGACCTCCGCCTAGGCTCGACGGGCGACGTGGGTGTGATCATCCAGCTTGGCGGCATCGGCCGGGTCGACACGTTCACGGAGCTTGCCAACGAGTTGGACTCCCTACAGTTCGACCCGGCTCGCGGTCGGCACGCCTTTTTCGCGCCCGATGACCCGGTCGTCATTCGGCCGGAGGGCGATGTCCGCTGGCAACACGTGGTCAACGCGTTCAACGCCGCGATCAAAGCCCGCTACACCAACGTCAACTTTGCTCAACCCGAATGA
- a CDS encoding ExbD/TolR family protein, whose amino-acid sequence MPSQVFKRGPTAPEMNITPLIDVVFLLIVFFMIVSNIVTHQAVEMFVPDLDDSQAQVIPEEGRVIVNVAPQAFTRATRAADPLRFSGSARMVQVANQSYAMHDLAGVTASLERAVERNPEVEVVLRADRAIYYSEVQPVMDAITAAGVNRVNLVSFDPVQ is encoded by the coding sequence ATGCCATCGCAAGTATTCAAACGAGGTCCAACAGCGCCGGAGATGAACATCACGCCGCTCATCGACGTGGTGTTTCTGCTGATCGTGTTTTTCATGATCGTCAGCAACATCGTCACGCATCAGGCGGTGGAGATGTTCGTGCCTGATCTGGATGACTCGCAGGCGCAAGTGATTCCCGAGGAGGGCCGAGTCATCGTCAACGTCGCGCCGCAGGCGTTCACGCGAGCGACGCGTGCTGCCGACCCGTTGCGGTTCAGCGGCTCGGCTCGCATGGTGCAGGTGGCGAACCAGTCGTACGCGATGCACGACCTGGCCGGCGTGACCGCCTCGCTTGAGCGAGCCGTGGAACGCAACCCGGAGGTGGAGGTCGTGCTGCGTGCCGACCGTGCGATTTACTACAGCGAGGTTCAACCCGTGATGGACGCGATCACCGCTGCGGGGGTCAATCGGGTGAATCTTGTCTCGTTCGATCCTGTGCAGTGA
- a CDS encoding MotA/TolQ/ExbB proton channel family protein: MARGRTLALALVLLLTMSPAAVADTTTVTYLQMFFFSGDMIGLIIVWLLLLMSAFSLGFAIMLFMQYGRSRLIPQETRAELESMLADKKYREAINFAQTDNSYLGRLASSALGEANNGYGAMERAIEEAGDMETTRILRPVEYLNVVGNIAPMIGLFGTVYGMIVAFQQLVEAGGGAEPAELAAGISTALVTTFWGLVVAIPALAAYATIRNRIDALTSEGMVVAEQIITPFKPAAKRGAAPSVPVSSAAAGVSSAGGSRQRATPKPEVGDSKDASDI, encoded by the coding sequence ATGGCCCGTGGACGGACACTCGCACTCGCACTGGTGTTGCTGCTGACGATGAGCCCCGCCGCCGTCGCCGACACCACCACCGTCACTTACCTCCAGATGTTCTTCTTCTCCGGCGACATGATCGGCCTGATCATCGTCTGGCTGCTGCTGCTGATGTCCGCGTTCAGCCTGGGCTTCGCGATCATGCTCTTCATGCAGTACGGCCGATCGCGGCTCATCCCGCAGGAAACCCGCGCCGAGTTGGAAAGCATGCTCGCCGACAAAAAGTATCGCGAAGCCATCAACTTCGCCCAGACCGACAACAGCTACCTCGGCCGACTTGCCAGCTCCGCGCTGGGCGAAGCGAACAACGGCTACGGCGCGATGGAACGCGCAATCGAAGAAGCCGGCGATATGGAAACCACCCGCATCCTCCGCCCGGTGGAGTACCTCAACGTCGTGGGCAACATCGCGCCGATGATCGGGCTGTTCGGCACGGTGTATGGCATGATCGTGGCGTTCCAACAATTGGTCGAAGCGGGCGGCGGCGCGGAGCCGGCCGAGCTTGCGGCGGGCATCTCCACCGCACTGGTGACCACCTTCTGGGGCCTGGTCGTCGCCATCCCCGCGCTGGCGGCGTACGCCACGATCCGCAACCGCATTGATGCGTTGACCAGCGAGGGCATGGTAGTCGCCGAGCAGATCATCACGCCGTTCAAGCCCGCTGCGAAGCGTGGCGCCGCACCGAGCGTGCCTGTTTCGAGTGCCGCCGCCGGCGTATCGTCTGCAGGTGGCTCTCGCCAGCGAGCGACGCCCAAGCCGGAAGTTGGCGATTCGAAAGACGCGTCCGACATTTAG
- a CDS encoding tol-pal system YbgF family protein: MTRCTIRTTNRNGATIIHVICGVLAIAWLLSPAAITHADEAPAILLPAGMEDDVITQHLRAGEFDEAREVAESQFGRAEGQLALRLYQHGMAHLGLARETDDADHYKTAGISFMRALTYFPRSRFAGYAELELGYIHARIGRDDIARRLLTRVRPAIDPEQDPDYHERLMTLLDELP, encoded by the coding sequence ATGACACGATGCACGATCCGGACAACGAACCGAAACGGGGCCACCATCATTCACGTCATCTGCGGCGTGCTGGCGATCGCGTGGCTGCTCTCCCCCGCCGCCATCACACACGCCGACGAAGCCCCGGCGATCCTGCTGCCGGCCGGTATGGAAGACGATGTGATCACACAACACCTCCGCGCCGGCGAGTTTGACGAGGCGAGAGAGGTCGCGGAGTCCCAGTTCGGCCGAGCCGAGGGCCAACTCGCGCTGCGGCTGTACCAGCACGGCATGGCACACCTGGGCCTGGCCCGTGAAACGGACGACGCCGACCACTACAAGACCGCCGGCATCAGCTTCATGCGGGCGCTCACCTATTTCCCCCGCAGCCGATTCGCCGGCTATGCCGAGCTGGAACTCGGCTACATACATGCCCGCATCGGCCGCGACGACATCGCCCGCCGACTGCTCACCCGCGTCCGCCCCGCCATCGACCCGGAGCAGGACCCCGACTACCACGAACGTCTCATGACTTTGCTCGACGAACTACCTTGA
- a CDS encoding Gfo/Idh/MocA family protein — MASTKKLRIAFIGAGGIAGAHLRALAKLDDVEVVAMADVAEAGMKKHAEEYGIPSDRCYTDYQEMLDKVEPDAVSVCTPNGLHAPNSIAALKAGAHVFVEKPMAMNAEEARQMIDVAKSVDRKLVIGFQYRFAGKTQFLKRAADDGLFGKIMFGRVQALRRRGIPNWGVFGRKDLQGGGPMIDIGVHMLEMCHYTMGSPRPVAAVGMTDTYLGNKPSEVSSRWPGWDHKTYTVEDFACGHIRFENGEVIHIESMFAGHIEQDVMDFQLMGHKGGAVWSESRVFTDQNGHMVDIKPNYLESSDFPYMFDRKMRDFVDHVLYNKPSMAPAEHGLRVQQMLDGIYRSAEQGGKEVAIEELATVE, encoded by the coding sequence ATGGCCAGTACCAAAAAATTGCGAATTGCGTTTATCGGCGCCGGCGGCATTGCCGGTGCCCACCTGCGGGCGCTGGCGAAACTGGATGACGTCGAAGTCGTCGCGATGGCGGACGTGGCCGAGGCTGGCATGAAAAAGCATGCCGAGGAGTACGGGATCCCGTCCGACCGATGCTACACCGATTACCAGGAGATGCTGGACAAGGTCGAGCCGGACGCGGTAAGCGTCTGCACGCCCAACGGCCTGCATGCCCCCAACAGTATCGCGGCGCTCAAGGCCGGGGCCCATGTTTTCGTCGAGAAGCCAATGGCCATGAATGCGGAAGAGGCCCGACAGATGATCGACGTCGCCAAGTCGGTCGATCGCAAGCTGGTGATCGGCTTCCAGTACCGCTTCGCCGGTAAGACGCAGTTCCTCAAGCGGGCGGCGGACGATGGCTTGTTCGGCAAAATCATGTTCGGCCGTGTGCAGGCCTTGCGTCGGCGCGGCATCCCCAACTGGGGCGTCTTCGGCCGTAAGGATCTCCAGGGCGGCGGCCCGATGATCGACATCGGCGTGCACATGTTGGAGATGTGCCACTACACCATGGGCTCGCCCCGGCCGGTCGCGGCGGTGGGCATGACCGACACATACCTCGGCAACAAGCCGTCCGAGGTATCGAGCCGTTGGCCCGGCTGGGACCACAAGACCTACACGGTTGAAGACTTCGCTTGCGGGCACATCCGGTTCGAAAACGGCGAGGTGATTCACATTGAGTCGATGTTCGCCGGCCACATTGAGCAGGATGTCATGGACTTCCAGCTCATGGGGCATAAAGGCGGCGCTGTCTGGAGCGAATCGCGCGTGTTCACCGACCAGAACGGGCACATGGTTGACATCAAGCCGAATTATCTCGAAAGCAGCGACTTCCCTTATATGTTCGACCGCAAGATGCGCGACTTCGTCGACCACGTGCTTTACAACAAGCCGAGCATGGCCCCGGCGGAGCACGGCCTGCGCGTGCAGCAGATGCTCGACGGCATCTACCGCTCGGCTGAGCAGGGCGGTAAGGAAGTTGCCATTGAAGAACTCGCCACCGTCGAATAA
- a CDS encoding circularly permuted type 2 ATP-grasp protein produces the protein MDFRKYETENFCDELFLASGKPRPCVEPLIERIEALPEGDLQRRQHAAEARLLDLGITFTVYGSGDGAERIFPFDIIPRIIEGKDWQLIEAGLRQRIEALNLFIHDVYHDQKILRDKAVPPELIRDADTFRKPCLGLDPPHGIWCHVTGTDLVRDGDGQFFVLEDNLRCPSGVSYVLENREVLKHTFPHVFRTMRPRPVHDYPHRLLETLQFLSPQQHETPNVVVLTPGVFNSAYFEHAFLAQQMGVQLVEGRDLIVRDGYVGVRTTDGFERVDVIYRRIDDDFIDPQVFNPDSMLGVPGLMDVYRNGRVAMANAPGTGIADDKAVYAYVPQIIRYYLDQDPILPNVETFICGEKDQRQHVLDNLDKFVVKAVNQSGGYGMLMGPSSTAAEREKFADLIKTRPRDYIAQPTLALSRAPTIVDGHFEGRHVDLRPFILYGKEIYVMPGGLTRVALRKGSLVVNSSQGGGSKDTWVLSE, from the coding sequence ATGGATTTTCGAAAATACGAAACCGAAAACTTCTGCGACGAACTGTTTCTCGCCTCCGGCAAGCCGCGGCCCTGCGTTGAACCGCTGATTGAGCGAATTGAAGCCCTGCCCGAAGGGGACCTTCAGCGACGGCAACACGCTGCGGAGGCTCGCTTGCTGGATCTGGGCATTACCTTCACCGTCTACGGCAGCGGCGACGGTGCGGAACGCATTTTCCCCTTCGACATCATCCCCCGCATTATCGAGGGCAAGGACTGGCAGCTTATTGAAGCCGGCCTGCGTCAGCGCATCGAAGCGCTCAATCTCTTTATCCACGACGTCTACCACGATCAGAAAATTCTGCGTGACAAGGCCGTGCCGCCCGAGTTGATTCGTGATGCGGACACGTTCCGCAAGCCTTGCCTCGGGCTTGATCCGCCGCACGGGATCTGGTGTCACGTCACGGGTACGGACCTCGTCCGCGATGGCGATGGGCAATTTTTTGTGCTGGAAGACAATCTCCGCTGCCCGTCGGGGGTTTCCTACGTGCTGGAAAATCGCGAGGTGCTCAAGCACACCTTCCCGCATGTGTTCCGGACGATGCGTCCGCGCCCGGTGCACGACTATCCGCACCGTCTGCTGGAAACGTTGCAGTTTCTTTCGCCGCAGCAGCATGAGACGCCCAATGTCGTCGTGCTTACGCCTGGCGTCTTTAACTCGGCTTACTTCGAGCACGCGTTCCTTGCGCAGCAGATGGGCGTACAGCTTGTGGAAGGGCGCGACCTGATCGTCCGCGACGGCTACGTGGGGGTTCGCACGACGGATGGCTTCGAACGTGTCGACGTGATCTATCGTCGTATTGACGACGACTTCATCGATCCGCAGGTATTCAACCCCGACTCCATGCTCGGCGTGCCGGGGCTGATGGACGTTTACCGCAACGGCCGCGTCGCGATGGCCAACGCTCCGGGCACGGGCATCGCCGACGACAAGGCCGTCTACGCCTACGTGCCCCAGATCATCCGCTATTACCTCGACCAGGACCCGATCCTCCCCAACGTCGAAACCTTTATCTGCGGCGAGAAGGATCAGCGTCAGCACGTGCTCGACAACCTCGACAAGTTTGTCGTCAAGGCGGTGAACCAGTCCGGCGGCTATGGCATGCTCATGGGCCCGAGCTCCACCGCCGCCGAGCGCGAAAAGTTCGCCGACCTGATCAAGACTCGCCCACGCGACTACATCGCTCAGCCGACGCTGGCGCTCTCGCGAGCGCCGACCATCGTGGACGGCCACTTCGAAGGTAGGCACGTCGATCTCCGCCCGTTCATTCTGTACGGCAAGGAAATCTACGTCATGCCCGGCGGCCTGACGCGTGTCGCGCTTCGCAAAGGTTCGCTGGTCGTCAACTCGTCGCAAGGCGGCGGCAGCAAGGATACATGGGTGTTGTCAGAGTAG
- a CDS encoding alpha-E domain-containing protein: MLSRVAESIYWMSRYIERAENVARVIDVNLHLMLDTPSEDDEQWMPLVHTLGDSAAFRDRYDEATQDNVIQFLTFDEVNPNSIVSCLRNARENARQVRDAISSEMWEQVNRFYLMVRAAAAKHDALDSPNIFYNDVKMASHLFGGITDATMSHNEGWHFGQLGRLFERADKTARILDVKYFIVLPGVEYVGTPYDAIQWSALLKSASGFEMYRKKHRAVLPDTVAAFLILDREFPRSMQSCLYKAQWSLHQITGTPISSFRNLAEQRIGRLRAEMDYTTMDEIIAEGMHEYLDRFQGRLNEVGHAVGETFFGYAPMPAAV, from the coding sequence ATGCTCAGCCGAGTCGCTGAATCAATTTACTGGATGAGCCGTTACATCGAGCGAGCCGAGAACGTGGCCCGCGTGATCGACGTGAACCTGCACCTGATGCTCGACACGCCGTCGGAAGACGACGAGCAATGGATGCCGCTGGTGCACACGCTTGGCGACTCCGCCGCCTTCCGCGACCGCTACGACGAAGCGACGCAGGACAACGTCATTCAGTTTCTCACGTTTGACGAGGTCAACCCCAACTCGATCGTCTCCTGCTTGCGCAATGCTCGCGAGAACGCTCGCCAGGTGCGCGACGCCATCAGCTCTGAGATGTGGGAACAGGTCAATCGCTTTTACCTGATGGTCCGCGCCGCCGCTGCGAAGCATGACGCGCTCGACTCGCCCAACATCTTCTACAACGACGTGAAGATGGCCAGTCACCTGTTCGGCGGCATCACCGACGCGACCATGTCGCATAACGAGGGGTGGCACTTCGGCCAACTCGGTCGGCTCTTCGAACGGGCGGACAAGACGGCCCGCATCCTCGACGTGAAATACTTTATTGTGCTGCCTGGCGTGGAATACGTGGGCACGCCTTACGATGCGATCCAGTGGTCGGCGTTACTCAAGTCGGCCAGCGGATTTGAAATGTATCGCAAGAAGCATCGAGCCGTGCTGCCCGACACCGTGGCGGCGTTTCTGATTCTCGACCGCGAGTTTCCACGCTCGATGCAGTCCTGCCTTTACAAGGCGCAGTGGTCGCTGCACCAGATCACCGGTACGCCGATCAGCAGCTTTCGCAACCTCGCTGAGCAACGCATCGGCCGACTGCGGGCGGAGATGGACTACACCACGATGGACGAGATCATCGCCGAGGGCATGCACGAATACCTCGACCGCTTCCAGGGCAGGCTCAACGAAGTCGGCCATGCGGTGGGCGAGACATTCTTCGGCTATGCCCCGATGCCCGCCGCCGTCTGA